In Fischerella sp. PCC 9605, the genomic window TTGTAATCTGTTCATATCTGCAAACCTTCATTATGAAAGTTGTTGGTTATATCCTTTTTGAGCTAATTGCCGAGAAGTTTCAAATCCTAAACCGCGATTTGCACCTGTGACTACTGCAATTTTTTGTGTTGTGCTCATGATGTTTTTATATGAATAAATTGTTAGATTTGGGGTGCGTTAGCGACAAAGTAACGCACCCTACAATTTATTTGAGAGCGTAGTCTGGTTTATATTCTACTAGCTCTATTTCATTGCCGTCGGGATCGTTGATGTAAATTCTGTATTTGGTTTCTGGTGCTGACATTATGTAATATTCAATTTTTTCATCATCAAGCAAATCTTTCATGGCTTCGCCATCTTTAATCACAAAACCGACGTGATTTATACCGATATTTTCATAGGCGATATGCACATGTTCTTGCTCAGGCTCATCATTAAGAGCAAGATAAAATTGGTTATCACCTAAATGCATCCAGCGTCTGCCATTGTATACGCCTTCTGCGCGTACGTACCAATTAGGAAACAAGGTTTGATAAAACTCTTTGCTGAT contains:
- a CDS encoding VOC family protein, translated to MNFIRFEHINLSCENIDISKEFYQTLFPNWYVRAEGVYNGRRWMHLGDNQFYLALNDEPEQEHVHIAYENIGINHVGFVIKDGEAMKDLLDDEKIEYYIMSAPETKYRIYINDPDGNEIELVEYKPDYALK